Proteins encoded by one window of Serratia nevei:
- a CDS encoding AraC family transcriptional regulator → MNDNPHFADADCSEWRAGPWLIALGGRDAAGREYRLGTREYGWHQHVRGQLLCVESGLLHVRTAHGDWVLPPQRAGWIPPATQHRVQVCGALSGWSLLLAPEACNDLSNAPCVIGISPVLQALALRAEGWDKRSALTLEQDRMAQVMRDEIRLAPTEPLHLPMSSHPRLAGVLQALLAQPGSERSLEAWAEWGAMSPRTLRRLMIGETGLSFAQWRQQARLSYALAKLAEGETVLQIAETLGYASPSNFIAMFRKAFGDSPARYFSASAGKGR, encoded by the coding sequence ATGAACGATAACCCTCACTTCGCCGACGCTGACTGCAGCGAATGGCGGGCGGGCCCCTGGCTGATCGCCCTTGGCGGCCGCGACGCGGCAGGCCGGGAGTATCGGTTGGGCACGCGCGAATACGGCTGGCATCAGCATGTGCGCGGGCAGCTGTTGTGCGTCGAAAGCGGTTTGCTGCATGTGCGCACGGCGCACGGCGATTGGGTGCTGCCGCCGCAGCGGGCGGGGTGGATCCCGCCGGCGACGCAGCACCGGGTGCAGGTCTGCGGCGCGCTGAGCGGCTGGAGTTTGCTGCTGGCGCCAGAGGCCTGCAACGACCTGTCGAATGCACCCTGCGTCATCGGTATTAGCCCCGTGCTGCAGGCGCTGGCTCTGCGAGCAGAAGGCTGGGATAAACGCAGCGCGCTCACCCTGGAGCAGGATCGCATGGCGCAGGTGATGCGGGACGAGATACGTCTGGCGCCAACGGAGCCGCTGCATTTGCCGATGTCGTCCCATCCGCGCCTGGCCGGTGTTCTGCAGGCCTTGCTGGCGCAGCCGGGGAGCGAGCGTTCGCTGGAAGCCTGGGCCGAATGGGGGGCGATGTCGCCGCGTACTCTGCGGCGGCTGATGATCGGCGAAACGGGGCTGAGTTTTGCCCAGTGGCGCCAGCAGGCTCGGTTGTCATATGCATTGGCGAAGCTGGCCGAAGGTGAAACGGTGTTGCAGATCGCGGAAACGCTGGGGTATGCCTCGCCGAGTAATTTTATCGCCATGTTTCGCAAAGCCTTTGGCGATTCTCCGGCGCGTTATTTTTCCGCATCGGCAGGAAAGGGGCGCTAA